CAACCCTCCCACCGACAGCCAGGACAAAGCTTCAGGAGTATCCAGTGAATTGAACCTCCTCAAGGTAGACAATTCAAAGCCAGAAGCGGCCTTGCTTGAGCAAAGATCGTCTTCAATCGCAACACGAGGCTATGGAATGGAAGTGGAAGGTTCTTCCAGCTCCAAGACAATAAacagcaacaacaacaataacagcAACAGCAATTTGATGTCGCCCACACCCAACAAGGACTTCTTCCTAGACAGATTCATGATCTCTCACCAGGAAAACTCCACAGGCTGCCAACCTTCAGATGTGGTGGGGTATTTGGCCCCTCAGCAATTGAATTACCCATCCAATGCTAGACTCTCAATTAACCCAACCCAACCTCTCTGGTTCTCTCAATCCAGCAAAACATTAGACATGAATTCTGAGTTCAGTTCCAATGCTGTATCCTCCGTTCTTTCATCTGTCACCAGCTCACTTCTCCCTTCACCTATGCCCTACAAGCCCTCCATTCCTTTTCACTCTGATAATCCTTCAATACCCTCTTTCACTCTGAGTGGATCCCGTTTCTGGGATGCAGGTGCCTCCACCAACAGTAGCAATAGCAGCTCTGGCAGCAGTAGCAGCGCCGAGTTGCAGAGTAACAGCTCCTTCTTTGAGAACAGCATCTTCCCATGGGGATTAGCAGATTGTAGCACGTCAGACAAAGGAGCCCAAATCCATATCATAGAAAGCGAACCGGAGGACATCAAGTGGCCTGAATATCtccaaaatccatttttaatGGCAGCAGCTTTACAAAATCAAACCCCACAACCTTTATACAATGAGATAAAATCAGAAACGCACTTCATAACCGAGACGTCTAGTGCTATGTGGGCTCACAGCCAGCAGCAGCAAGAACATCTGCAAGCTCCGGATATCCAGAGACTCCCCGCAACCTTTGGACATATTTAGCTTATATCTTGACATATGGATGTGAAGCCTCTGGTCACTTTTGGGGGGAGGGGGAGGAATGTATTGCAGAATTTTCATATGGGAGAGAGGCTGGATCAAATGCTGTTTCTCATTGAAGGTGTGTGTCACAGATTTTTAATTTCTCTTGTACATAGGTCTGATACAAACATTTCTCACCTCTGGTTTTGGAATATTTGTGAGCAAGACAATCCCTTTTTTTTAGCCTTTTTCTTATCGAGTGTGGGGTAGAATTGCAGAATAAGGCTTGTCTCAGCATCGGCTGCTCTTTGCCCCATTGAATTTACCTTATAATCTTGCAGTTCTATCCATAaacaatcaaaaaaaaaaaaaaaaaaaatctgttttgGAGCCATGGCTTTCCCTTTTCTGTTTTACTCCTATAGCAACCTCTGCCAAGGGATGCTAATCTCCTTAGTCTAGTGGTTTCCTTCATTGTCTCAGTCATAGACGCTCGCATACAGTTGAAAGTTCTCTCAGTCGCACACGCTCGCACACAGTTGAAAGTTACTTGAACTTTCCATGGAGACCTTTTTTTCAAGTTTGAGATTGAAGGAACCAGATTCAAATGGATGTCTATCATTGTCGTACAGAGACAAGAGGTGGAATTCACTTTTTTAACAGCCTTGTGCCTCTTTTCCTCCCTTCAAGTGTGTAGATGGATTTaaggaaatgaataaatatgTGGAAATAGGATGCCTCTGATTTGAACCATCTTAGCAATTGGCCATCTCTCTCAATTTACTTGAATTCTAAGAATCTCAAGGAGATAATGCCTTCTCTCTACAtgtctctctctcacacacaaaAAAGCAAAGAGGGGCAACTTTTAACGAAAACCCCACAAATGAACTCTCGAGTTATTCACCTCAGAGTCCGTACAAGGAGATGGCGACTCTCAATCTAATAAGGGCCATATATACCGTGTCTTGTAGCTCCTTTAAGGCACTAACATTATCTTAAAGGAAACACTTTACAAAGCAAGAAACTTCCAATCTGCAAAGAAAAAGAGGGGTGTTTTTCTTTTGaggggaaggaaaaaaaacaactctAATTTGTATTCTGAAGGGAAGTGAAGAGAGTAAGCCTTCAGTTGTATGCATCTCTGCCATCCACTTGGCAGTAGTTAATATGGAGAGCAGTTGTGATATTCCCCCTAGCATGGGACCAGGCTTTTACCACTTATGGTTCAAGATGCTTGGAATGTAAGAGCATGACTCCATTGTCAACACCTTTTTACAGATGGGGTTTCACATGAGATAACAAGTGAGGAAAGGACTGCAGACTCAAAAACTTGAAAGCCAACATAAGGGTGATTGCTCTGCTCttgggttgtttgttttttacaaAAAGCCCACAACCCACAAATTTTCACTGTGGTTGATGGAGATGGGAACATGTGCATGTGAAATTGAGATTTTGAGGAGCCAAATTGGAGTATCTAAATAAAACAAGGGGCCTTGAGTTAGGagagaaaacaaatgaaatttaatcaaaatttctcTACCAAGATTAGGAAATGAGCGAAACCCAACTTGTGTAAGCAGGACCCCACTGCATATAATTCTTGTTGGGTGAGTCACAGGGGCATCTTCTCATCTGCACACATACACACGCATACACCCCATGCTCTCCTGGTATTTCAACCACATTATCACCCCACATTATTGGCCCTTCCGTATAGTTTCTGGATTCTCAAAAGTGATAATAAATCATCCTTGGACTGCTGAACCCTAAAAGACATTTCGTACACACAGTGCTTGGCTTTCGCCTATTATCAGCCCTATGGATCAATCTTCATTTAAACAAATCTTTCATAACCCTACGCATGTGACAACACTGGATGATCCAAAGTTTTATGCCTCAAAATCAGAAGGGTATCACGGGTTCCATTATGATTTTCCTTCttcaacttagaaaaaaaaaacctaggaaGTTTTAATACATCATGCCATGGAGCTTAAAGCATCAATATCAGGACATCATTATCCAGATGGGGGTTAGTTATGAGATGAAAATCATACTTGACATTAAACATAGAGCATCTGTGTCACTTCATAGCAAAGAAACCGCTTTAGCCCTCTAAAGCCAGAAAAATATTTCCGAAAACACTAACCAAATAGTATCTGTGCTTTCTAGGAAGTAAATGTTGATGAGATGAACAAATTGATGATGGTTTGTTGGGGGCAGTGATCATAATTATGGCGTTAATATATTCCACCTGTGTTGCTATAATCTACAGTGAAATCAAAAAAGGATGTTGGAGACTTGTTTTTGGGACAGGCACATCTTGCAAGATGTACAAGGCAAAAGAATTGAGACCACTAACTGAGGCATCCTTCAAATGAGAGTTTGTACACCAAAAGGGAGAGTTCAAACAAAGTTAGCCCTCAATTGGtcagaaaatgaaatcaaacttGACAAATGAATAACACCTCTAGAGCCATGTAATTTTATTAGGTAACTTACTAAGTTAAAGATACAGCATAGCGGTATGATAGCCAGAGATACAAGGAGCTCTCCACAAAGTGGCAAACAATTTCTAGACTATCTGATACAAAATACATCTTTCTCCCTTGCCTTTTTGGGGGTAAACAGTGTTAGTAACATGCCAGGCACTGAAATTAATGCAGGTACAGATTTGAGTCATCAGTAGGAAACTAGGAAAATAACCAAGGAGACATCAGGAAATACCTGAAAATGAAGCTCCTGTCTGGGGAGCAGAAAGCCTTGATGTGCTAAACAAGTGTCAGAGAGCAGACAACaagaacaaatgaaaaatatccCAAATTGCAAGGCAGCCTTCGTGCCATCTTTGTGGGGTAAAAAAATGTGGCTGTCTTCCTCTAAGTGCAGGTTAGAAGCTTTAGTGTTCCATGAGCTGTGAAACCTGACACTAAGTTAAGCATTTGAATCAGCATTCATAGCCACAGGCCTCAGCATCTGGTCCCTGGAACCTAGTGGTAAAAGGATCAAGTTGAACCCACAGCAGACAGAATAGGGTTGCCAAAATTAGAGACCATAGTATGACTACTGTTGGAATATTGTGCTTCCAAACTAATAATCCCTTCAAGAATGGGTATAGGTGAACAATCACACAGAATGAGAAAAACAGCTTTGCAAACAGTGGGCCAAAAGACCCATAGCCATGGACAACTATTGAAAAGATCATTGCAACAACAGCCCACAAGTTGATGAGAATCAATGTTGTTGGCAGGATCAGAAGTGATGTccatttgaatttataaaactCGATGGCACTGTCCTCATCATGTGTCTTCATCAATGTGCTTGACCTTGTATTTAAACCCAGCATGACCTTAAACAAACCCTGGAAAATAGCAAAGAAATGGGAAGATACACCAGCAATCACCCAAAACTGCTGATTTCTCCACCGCTCTTGAAGACTTACACCACTCCACCTAAGCTCAAGAAACCCATGTGCGAAAATAGACAATACAACAAGCATGAACCAGATGTTTGCCTCATAAGTAATCTGCAAATTAATAATAAGAGGAGAGCATGGTGAGGCATGGTTTGGCCTATGCAAGTTCCGCAAAGAGATACTCAAGAAATTAAGGTGTTGCTCGAGTTTCAATGtcgaaaatttggaaattaaaaagaatgcAGTAAATATTATAAACCAACCTCCCTTGAGGCTTCTCAAATACTAGTTGCTTTCCCTATTTTTGCAAGATGAAACCcttctagattttattttaactaaaattcACAAGTACAGCAGTTCAGTTCAAGTGCTAGCAGAGGTATATGCCTAAAATCAAGGCCTAAAGGAATATCCTATCTAAAGAGGAAGTTCTAATATACCTTAAAAGACTGTTGGAAACctaaaaattattggaaatgaaactaaaatcatttgaagacaAGTTGGACTTTGTATGGAAATTGAATGGCTCACTATGAAAACAATGTATCTCAAGGTGCATAGCCATCAACAGAAAAGTCATAAAAGTGAttgtgaataaataaaataaaataataaaaaagaatgacCTCCTTGTAGGAAATGGATCTATCCCTACTAAACCTGGATTAAACACAACCAATGAAAcctttaaatttccaaaaaccaTCCAAACATGTCATTTACCATGACAATCTTACTAAACTTTTGCTTGTGGAGGAGGGCACATAGTTCACAACTCAGGGAAAGACAAACTGATATTCCCATTCCAAAAGCAATATTTTTTCCAAGATAATAGAGAGGATCATTTCGCCACTTCAAAATAGGAGAAGTAACAAAAAATAGGAATTCTTGATTCTCATAGTATGTAAATAGACAAGTTTGTTCCCAAAGTTAGCATACTGAACCAGTGGTACCTACCGGACTAATGATAGACTTCCCACTGAGATGGCAAATGGCAGGTAAAGCACAGTAAATCAGCAGGGGAACGGAAAAAATGGGATATATGACGGCATTTATATAAGCAACTCTCTCCAACAGCTTAAGCCCACCACCATATCCATACCAGATTGGACAATGCCGACTGAAAAGAATTTCAATAGAGCTAGTGGCCCAAAAAAGCACCTGGGTTAGACGATCTGAAAGATTAATAGGTGCTGATCCTCTAAAGGCGGCACGAACTGGCATACAATATACAGATCTCCATCCTCTAGCATGCATCTTCAGACCAGTCAGAACATCCCCAGTCTGAGAGCCATATATCCAGCCAACCTACAGAGATTAGTGTAAATAATGATTTCCACACCATAACAGTTTATGGGAAGAATAACTGAGATATCTGAAGTGGTACTTTTTTACTGTCTTAAGCAGAGAAATGTGGGTAGTTGTAAAAAGGGGGGAAAATGTGGCAAACAGTGGGAGAACATATGAGAAGTAGCATGGTGAACAATTGCATAGTGTTCTGGTAACATATGGATACCAGCTGCAAATAATTAACCAAGGCTAACACAAACCTATGTTCTGACATTTCAAACATTGGTCATTTCCAATTATTTCCTTCTTATTTGCCCGGCCTTCCTAGGGCACTTCCAATCTCGTTTCCCACTTGTTTCCATGTACGACATACCTTTCAGTGCTAAAGAAACATTGTCAAATTTTTCCCAAGCAAGTCAGTCCTTTATGGAGAAATGCTAGTCCCTGTGAAAAAAAGCTTCCTAATGGCTATTCCATTACCTCTATCCCCCAAGCAGTCTTGTCTTCATAATCACAACTGATTACATGAATTGCTGCTCTTAGAATTTCTTCAATTGTGGCATACGAAGAAAATATGTCATCATCAACAAAATTTGATGCAATAAGAAGTGGAGCCTGGCCAAAACACATCTCCATGCTTTGGAAACTAGATGGAAATTCCCTTTCAAGACTGTTCAGTTCCTGAACGAGTAAACTCGAGCTGCTTTCATCAGAAGCATCAGAAAAATAATGGCCATGGTTGTCACTTGGCCTCTTCATTCTAAGATCCAACCATCTTGTGTTGAGAATCTTTTGCTCAAAAGATGGGTCATAACCACATAAAGCTTTCCGGTACAAGAAGCAGCCTGTGCCAAGATAAAAAGGCCCTTGTATTCCATCAAAACCCTTCAAGTTGATCTACAAGgagaaagataaaagaaaggATGAGAAACAGAAACCATCCTCACACAAGCATGGGTAGCAGCAAGCATGGTCAACAATTAGTACAGGTAattgtgtttttccttttacaGTATAGCTCTGAACTCACAGGTGACAAAACGAGGGAATCCTCAGCAACAACCTCAACTCTTAAGTGAAGATTATACATAGAGGCATCTATACAATCAAAATTCATGCAAACTATAGTATACATTTGATTATAATAGTAGTCTGATAGAAGACCTTATGCATGTTAATGTATGGAAAATCAAAATCAGTGAGTGAATTGTCCTCAATCTCAAAAATTGAACCTAAAAGTGTTATAGCGACCAAATGGTATCCCTTTTTCATGCAATTTTATCCTTACACCTGCGCTGCTATAATGCAAGGGTCACAAAGCACTGGAAACAAACTAATAAGCAAGAGATTCATCAAGTAGGGAGAATGTGCGTCACTTATTGATTTCTCTGGCAACAATGTACATTTATTGCATTAAATTTCTATGCAAGGGTGCTCCTGGGGTGTACACCCACAATGGAGAAAAATACATGTTGCTCATTCAGAGTAATTCTGAAGGTCACTAGGTGTGCTTCTTTATTAAACATTTGGCAACAGCTACCTAGCATATCATAACATATAAACAGTGCATATATATATGGTCAAAAGCATGCACTTGGCGGATTGGTTCATGCCAACAGAACATAATCTTTGCCTAGTTATATGTGGCATTTGACATGCAAAGATTATCTTCAACAAGTAATGAGTGAATGGACCAGTCAAATTACTTACATCATAGAAGATTGTGTTGTGGCTCCCATACCGATCATTTGCATCAACACCCTCGAATCTCTGAGGAAATTGAACAAAGCATATCTTCTGGTTACTGGGATCCATCAAAAAGCACATTGCTTCAAGGAAAGTTCTGCTGTTGTTTATATAGTGATCAGAATCCAGATTCAAAATGTAGGTCCCATTTGTAAGAAGAGCTGACACTCGGACCTAAAAATCAAACAGTGAGACCCTTCTTTTTGCTGTGCACCTATTTCACATTAATGTCCAGAACTTCACATTGTACCAGGGCATTCATGGCACCCGCCTTATTGTTGTGATGGAAACCAGGGCGTTTTTCCCGAGACACATAAACTACTTGTGGCAAAGCTCTAGTATCACTGCCATGAGGCCCACCGCGACCCATTATTATCTGAAACAGTGAACTTGTTCAGACGCTAAAAGAGGCAAGTGCATGTTGTTATTAAGAGCATTGAACAAAAAACCTGCATCATGCCCAGATGATTTTTTATGTCATTTCCAGGCCATGGAGTGCCATCCTTCATTGTCCAACCCTCAGAAGGTACATCTTGGAACTTGGTTATCAGACCATTAATTTGGGCTTTAAAATCTTCATATTGCCTCTGTAAATAGAAATAGCAGGcttcagaagaaaaaaaaaattaaagaatttctGGTCTATTCATTAAGCAATAAATAAATTCCTAATCTCAAATTCCTAGTTAGTAAGGAATCGTGAGTTCCAACGTACCATTCAAATGAACCTTCATAATCGTTCCCAATATAGTGAAACAGTACAAAAATCAGACTAAGGTAAATTCCCACTTCCATGCAAAAACTTGAAATCactgataaataaaaatcatgattGTTCCATCAAAATCCCTAAGCACTGCAAATACTGTAAAAACATGttgcatttttattattatttggcaAGGAGATGGCCCAGAATTAAATGGAAAGCAGAAGTTTACTAATATCTTGAAATTGGATGGGGCCATGAATACCtgaaattttgaagttaattaaTAAAGCCTCCACAAGGTTAGATAGCCTAAAATCATTATTGGTGTGAACTATCCGAAAGGGGAATATaccattttagaaaaatcaattaattctcacatcaaggAAATTGAGAAAGTAGTGATCATCTTGGTGCAACAATACTGCTCACTGGTAGTTAGAGATGTCTTCTAGCCTTGTGAGATGATCTTGCACATGCTTAACATAAATGAGGTCAGCCTAGTGATAATTAGCAACATTTGATTTTACTAGTCATTCACAAGCAAAGGTCAAAGGTGGAGTGACTAAACTTGCATTCATAACCCAGTTCATATGTTTTAGTTAGCTCTCCAGCAGCATAACATAGTTGATATCCCAAACTACCAAAAAAAAGTGCAGAATAGGGTACTGgtaaataaaaagatgtttgTGTGGTATGTGTATCAAAATACAGGTGTTCCAAGCAGagtaacaaataaaacaaacagGCAATCTTTCCAACCTGTATCAATGTCTTAGATCACCCCAATCTCTCGCTGTCTTCTAATGCTTGCTCAGTTGAATAAAGATTTACATGACTTCCAAACATAAACCTATCAATCATATAGGATTTAACTCTCTGCAGCTAATCCCTCGTTTGGGTAGAAGAAGATGAAGCAAGAGTTGGAAGCATATAGTTTTCATAAATTGCAAATCTTCAAAAGCAGAagtcctcttactcaaataattgCAGAACATTAGTTATTTCGCTTCCAGTAAACCTAGATAACCTAAAAACCTCAAAATACTTCAGAAATTGGTGGAATGCACAAAAGGAAGTAAAACCTCAGAGTCCTTTCTCAAAGTTATGGTTCAAAGAGTGCTAATCGCTCATCACATATTCAATGAAAATCAGAAAGTATCTTTCTCAAAGTGTCATTTTGGTACTGAAAGCACTACAAAACCATAAGTAATTTTTTCCAACTTATTCTAGCTATATTCTACTCCATTCAGCTGGTCATTCCATGCTGAAAACTTGGATAATCACTgttaagagggaaaaaaaaagagtactGTGATATTACGACAATTTTAAGGAACAAAAATGGGCAGCAGGcaaatcttcttttttctgttctgtattttcttttttctttttttgaaagaCGCATGGGGATCTTCTATCAGAAATCCACTCTCCACACCAAGCAATATCAGTTCCCATATACAACCagtaaataatttctatttaatattcAAGAAAGTTGCAGATAAACCATATCTGCCAACTAACATAATAAGATGCTTCTCTATTCTAAATAGATCATATCACAAGAAAGAAGAACCTCACCTTCATTAACCTTCTCTCCTTAGAAAATGTCGGATATGGGTTGTATTTCAAATGGTCAACCTTTTGTGAGAAATAACTCTCAGGAGATGGAGGCTCAATTTGGAATTTCTTGCAAAAGGGCACCCATTTTCTTGCAAAATCACAGGTTAGCGATAGAGTTTCCAGAGTTAATCGAGATGCCCCCTCATCAGAAACATAGCATGAAACTTTTTCAGCTGGATAGTCTACAGAAAGTATAGAAAGGATAGTGTTTGATATGACAATAGGTGATTCTTTCAGAGGGTCAGCAATACTGACAAAGACATCAACAGAAGCTAGTCCACTTGGTTTTCCAGGTTGGTTGTACCTGAAATAGTTATCATCTTCTGCatgttttaatgaaataaaaatgctaaaaatcaactaaaatgaaacaacagaaatgacaaaaaaaaaaaaaacaaggggaATCCAAGGTACAAATGAAAGGCTAGAGATAGCATCAACATGGCTATATGTGCTCCTGGGACAAAACTAATCCAATCAGAAATGAATTGAACTTCTTAACTTCTTAATGTCATTCTTTTGTAATTAAAGTATAGAAAATTCAAGCAGTGTCTCCATATAATGATCCAATTTGCTGTTTTTTTACCATGGGGATTAATTGGCATCCATGATTAGGGTTATCTGACCATTCAGTATTTGCTCTACACAGAAGGCAGAGGAGAGAATGGATGCTAGCTGCCTTCACCCTCATCCTGATATTCTTGCAAAAACAAAGAGAATTATTATGATATAATAACTTCTTCACCTCATGCAAAGGCGTTCAGGGAATGTTTGCCTGTTTACTGGTTGCCACTTGGGAAGCTGATCTAGAATCCAAGATACGGAAAACCAAACTTCACAGAACACTGAAGCTAACCAAAGCCCATATGCATTATGTACAGGATGGGTCAATCGATATCGgaggaaaaaaactaaaataacaaGCCGGAAGATCACTGAGACCCTATAGGGGTAGATCATTGAGGGAGGTATGGGAACTTTTCTTGAAAGAAATTGCCGACTTTCGTTATCCCTaccagaaagaaaaaagaaaaaaaaagtaataaattatgaattattATTAGATAATGAAAGCCATAACTTGAAATAGTGTGCATACAGAGAGATTTCAGCAACAAAACTCCCACACTTCACAAAAATAGAATAAGCTTCTTGCCCTTGAGAAACAGCTTATATCTGCATGTGTACCTACGTATGTATTCatacatatatgattttatgtATGTACCTACATATGTATATTTGTATGAAATGTATATCACAGATAGGAAACATGATAACTGCCATCATTATCAGAATGCAAAGTATCAAAATTTCAACATTCTATTGTgcacttcatctttttcttcataatcCTCCTTCCCCCAACCTGATGGTTTCAAACTACTGTATTCAAATTGGCACCAAAaatattgttgttgtttttttccatcaaaacccaaatattcattataataatTGTGATAGTGATAAGGTTCAGTATCGCATTATTGATGATATCCTAAAAAGGCCCCAACACAAGACATAACTTCATTGGTGGGAATGAATATAAATAGGTAAATAACAAGGACAGAAAGGAAAAGGCCTAAACACAAGATGTGATAGGATATATGCAACAAAGTAGATTTTACTATGCTGATCAGACTCATCTGAAGGCTATGGAAGTATAGAATTACCATTGTCATGTAATATTCAACAACATCCTAAACCTTATACTGAACACATATTCTGAGTGGCAATAATTTGCATACATTTCTGGCTGTCGAAGTTCCATCTCATCTACCGAACCAAGGTCAGATGGATCAGGTATCTCTTCTTGGCTTCCAGTTCTTCGTAGCAGTCTCTCCCTTGCCAGCTTCCACTGACAAAGCCTTTCCTCCCAAATATTAGAATTGAAACTCATTATTCAGCCTTGAAAAATCCTGTCAGTGTCTCTTGAGCTGTATGCATGAAGCCATAGAATAATAATTAGTGGGATGAAAGATTAATTCAAAACAGATCAGGACAAGACTTTATTTCATAGGAAACGACCTTTTTTATGTGCCACAGCCTAAAAATGATATCACTTGATGATTTTACTGATCGGTAACAAGGAAAGATgaaaaagagaaggagaaagatCATAAAGGCTCAACTAGCATTTTAATTGAAGAGGAAAGACTACTCTATTGAATTTTAACTCAAGATATCAATACAACTTTAATTTTGGTCATTCACAAAGGAAACACATATTGAAAGAACTATTTCGAACATATACGAGTTACCAGACACTACCAATATGAAGAAtaactaacaatttttttttcttttttggttctttttgaCAGACAAACgtaactaatataaaaaaacacctACAAAAGTTAATTTACACAACTAAAATTTGTGTCAATTAAAGCCACAACTACTAACAAGGAGACTCTTTTTTAGGCCTCTGCACCTGTCTATGGCTATATTTGACCTAATTTTTTCTGAGGAAAACATTTCAAATACCTCATATCTGTGAAAGACACTGATACTTGTATCTGTTTCATCATACATGGGACAAATGTACAAAATGATTTTGCAGAAAGCCAAATGCAGAAACTACCTGGAGCACAAGGAGACAAAAAAGGAGGATGTAAATTCCCTGCTCAAGTGATGCACCAAAATATGGGTATTGACCCATGAAGGGATTCATAAGGTGTCTGTATAATTCTTGAATGACCTGTAAAACCCAAACCATCATCAATCATTTCAATCAGTATGCAATTCAAGATTAAAGAAggccttgaggcctggctcaagtggtaaaggggtaggcagggtttgtgggaggtttcaGGTAGAAGTCctaatggggacaaaaatttacctatcaaaagaaaaattcaagatTTAAGTACACATACACATATATACATGAAACAACACTGACCAAGTATCTTCAATACATGCTCTTGGCTTTCTGCTCATTCCTGGTGTGTATAAACATTCCTTGGCAGTACCAAGTACCAACCTTCTTGAATTGTCTTGTTCTCCCACAACATATCTGAAGCATCATCATTATCTCAGATGTCAATTCTTCATAATTTCCAGAATCCTGGATTCTATTGGAATAATGATTCAAATATGTTCTGAAGCAGTCCCTTCTTCTTTGAAAAAGGTTCATCAATGGGACCTTCATTTATCAAATTTCCTGATAAATGCAGAGTTTCAACCAAAAGCCTTGTGCTCAAAACCATACATTTTGTATAAATagtcctttttttattttttgatcgGCAAAAAAGAGTATATCTCAGTCCTGGAAATTTTTAATGTATCTCACA
Above is a genomic segment from Vitis riparia cultivar Riparia Gloire de Montpellier isolate 1030 chromosome 7, EGFV_Vit.rip_1.0, whole genome shotgun sequence containing:
- the LOC117918712 gene encoding transcription factor MYB61; amino-acid sequence: MGRHSCCYKQKLRKGLWSPEEDEKLLRHITKYGHGCWSSVPKQAGLQRCGKSCRLRWINYLRPDLKRGTFSLQEENLIIELHSVLGNRWSQIAAQLPGRTDNEIKNLWNSCLKKKLRQRGIDPNTHKPLSEVENREDSNPPTDSQDKASGVSSELNLLKVDNSKPEAALLEQRSSSIATRGYGMEVEGSSSSKTINSNNNNNSNSNLMSPTPNKDFFLDRFMISHQENSTGCQPSDVVGYLAPQQLNYPSNARLSINPTQPLWFSQSSKTLDMNSEFSSNAVSSVLSSVTSSLLPSPMPYKPSIPFHSDNPSIPSFTLSGSRFWDAGASTNSSNSSSGSSSSAELQSNSSFFENSIFPWGLADCSTSDKGAQIHIIESEPEDIKWPEYLQNPFLMAAALQNQTPQPLYNEIKSETHFITETSSAMWAHSQQQQEHLQAPDIQRLPATFGHI